TCTACTACTCGTAAAATACCATCTTTTTCAGCTGATAGTATCATACCTTCACTTAATTCACCACATAATTTAACAGGTTTTAAATTAGCTACTACAGCTACTTTTTTACCAACTAATTCTGCTGGATCATAATATTTAGCAATACCAGAAACTATTTGTCTTTGGTGATTACCTAAGTCTAATTTGAATTTTAATAGTTTAGAACTTTTCTTAACTTTTTCACATTCTAATACTTCCGCAACTCTTAATGAAGTCTCAAAGAATTTATCGATTGTAATTTCTTCAGCAAGTTCTACATAAGTATCATCCTGTTCTTCTTTTGATTCAGTTTCTAAGTTTTCTAAAGCCTTAGGAGACATTTGATTTTTAATATACTCTACCTCTACTTCTTTATCAAATCTTGGGAAAATTGGAGTTGGTTTTTCTACAACTTTAACCGTTCCATCAAATACTCCAAATGTTTTAGCTGATTCAAATACTAATAATTCTTCTTTAACACCTAATTGTTTAGCAATTTCAACAGGAGCTTTTGTTAAAGCTGGCGCTATTAAAATTGTAGCAATACGAAGACTTTCTGCTAAATAGTTCATTACCTTATCTAATTCAGGTTGATTAGCTTCATCTTTCGCTAGAATCCATGGTGTAGTTTGATCGATATATTTATTAGTTCTAGAAATAAATTTCCATACTGATTCTAATGCTTTAGAGAACTGCATATTCTCCATATATTCTTCATATTCTGCAATAACTTCTTTTGATAAAGCTATTAATTCTTTATCAAATTCTGTAGTTGGTTCCACAAATTTTGGAATAATTCCACCACAGTATTTGTTAATCATTGAAATAGTTCTATTTAATAAGTTTCCTAAATCATTTGATAAATCTGAGTTGATTCTATCAATAAAACTTTCAGGAGTGAAGATACCATCTTGTCCAAATGGAACCTCACGTAATAAATAGTAACGAGCTGAATCTAAACCATAACGTTCTATCAACATATATGGATCAACTACATTACCTTTAGATTTACTCATTTTACCATCTTTCATTAATAACCAACCATGAGCAAAAATTTTCTTAGGTAGAGGTAAATCTAATGCCATTAGAAGTATTGGCCAATAAATCACGTGGAAACGTACGATTTCTTTCCCAACAACTTGCACATCTGCAGGCCAATATTTATTAAATAATTCTTCACTATCTCCAGTCGCATATCCTAAAGCTGTAATGTAGTTAACTAAAGCGTCAATCCAAACATATACAACATGTTTTGGATTAGATTTTACTTTTACTCCCCAATCGAAAGTTGTACGAGTAACTGCTAAATCTTCCAATCCTGGCTTAATAAAGTTGTTAAGCATTTCATTTTTTCTGCTTTCAGGTAAAATGAATTCAGGATGCTCATCATAGTATTTCACTAATCTGTCAGCATATTTACTCATTTTGAAGAAATAACATTCTTCACTTACTAATTTAACTTCATTTCCACTTGGTGCGATACCACCAATCATATTCCCCTCTTCATCTCTGAATACTTCTTGAAGTTGTGTTTCTGTGAAATATTCTTCATCACTAATTGAATACCAACCTTTATATTCTCCAAGGTAAATATCACCTTTTTCAACTAATCTATCAAAAATTTCAGAAACAGCTCTCTCATGATAATCATCTGTAGTACGAATAAACTTACTATAGTTGATATCCATTGCTTCCCATAATTTTTTAATATCTTTAATCATTTCATCAACATAAGCTTGTTCTGAAATACCTTTTTCTTGAGCCTTTTGTTGGATTTTTTGACCGTGTTCATCTGTACCTGTTAAAAAGTATGTATCATATCCACTTAATTTTTTATATCTAGTTAATGCATCACAAGCAACCGTTGTGTACGCATGTCCTATGTGTAAGTTACCACTTGGGTAATAAATAGGAGTTGTAACATAAAATGTTTTTTTAGTCATCTTACAACCATCCTCTCTTTCATTTCAATTTTTTAGTTAATATACATTACTATTGTACCATATAACTCGAGTTAATGCATTTTTTTTTATCATTTTTTTCAAATTTCAAAATACTTTTATATAAAAAAGACATCACTCCTTAAGTAAAAAAAATTAAAAGCAAGATTCGTTATAAATCTCGCTTTTGAATTACTCAACTATTAAGTTTCAAATTAATTCACGAACTAATTTCTTCATAATAAACTTAATGCTACTATGATATAGTATATATTATATGATTTCATAAATTATCTTTGACACCATGGAGTTATTTTTTCTACTTTTTTGCTAATTTAGCAATCTCCACTATTGTATCAGCCGCTTTTGACATATGTTCTAAGCAACTAAATTCATATTGTCCATGGAAGTTTTCTCCCCCAACGAAAATATTAGGAGTCGGAATACCCATGTAAGAAATTTTAGAACCATCAGTTCCTCCACGTATTGGAATAATTAATGGTGTTACACCAACATTTTTGATAGCTTGTTCAGCTACATCAACGCAACGTTTATCTTCTTTTATTACATCACCCATATTATAATATTGATCGTAAAGTTCATATTCAACAACATCGCCATATTTTTCATTAATCTTAGTAGCAACTTCTTCTGCGAATTTTTTACGTGCAAGGAATTTTTCTCTATCGTGGTCACGAATAATATAAACCATTTCCGCTTCTTCAATTCTCGCTTGCATATTGTGTAGTAAGTAGAATCCTTCATACCCTTCTGTATGCTCAGGAACTTCTTTTTCTGGGAATAATGAAGCTAGTTCAGCAGCAATCATATTAGCATTTTTCATTTTTCCTTTTGCAGTACCTGGATGTACACTTACTCCTGTAATTTTATATGTAATTTGCGCAGCATTAAAGCTTTCATATTGAAGCTCTCCTAGAACTCCACCATCCATAGTATAAGCATAATCCGTAGCGAATCCTTTTGCATCAAAATGATCAGCACCACGTCCAATTTCTTCATCTGGACCGAATGCGATACGAATATCTCCATGTTCTATTTCAGGATGTTCACTTAGGTATTTAATAGCTTCTACTATTTCAGTAATTCCTGCTTTATCATCAGCACCTAGTAAAGTTGTACCATCTGTAGTAATTAATGTAAGACCTTTATAGTTACTTAAATTAGGAAACTCTTCTTTAGTCATTACAATATTTAATTCTTTATTTAAAACTATATCTTCTCCATCGTAGTTTTCAATAACTTGTGGATTTATTCCTTCTACATTAAAATCAGCTGTATCTACATGTGAAATAAAACCTATTTTGTCATAAGGCTTATCAGTATTAGCTGGTAATGTCGCTGTTAAGAACCAATTTTCTTCATTTAGGACTATATCGCTAAGATTTAGTTCTTCTAGTTGACCTTTTAACATACGTAAGAAATCTTTTTGCTCTGGAGTAGACGGGATTGTTGTACTAGCCGCATTAGATCTAGATTTAAAATTAACATATCCTAAAAAACGTTCTAACATAGTTTCATATTTCATTATTCTTCACCTCATTTGTATTTTATTTTATTATAATATACTTTTTAACAAAATGTAAAGGTTATACTACACTATTTTTTATATAAATATATATGTATCTTTTTTCTAATATTATAAACAATCTTCTTAATAATATTGTTTTTTTATGTTACAATTACATATGTATTCTAATTTTATATTAGACATTAGTAAAATTAAATTTTAAGGAGAACTTTTTCATGCAAGAAGTTATGAATTATAAAGATACTAGGATTGAAAACTTCCATACTATATATCCTAACCATATGAACAGACATGACACATTATTCGGTGGACAAACTCTATACTGGCTTGACGATGTACAAGGTTTAGTAATACGTAGATATACACACCTACCCTTCTTTACAGCAAGTATTGACACATATCAATTTTTAGATGTTGTACATAGACACGAAGCATTAATTATCAATAGTTATATTTCTAGAGTTGGTACTAGAAGTGTGGAGATTTTTGCAGAACTAAGTGCATTTAATCATGAAACTAGACATACTCGTCTAGTTGGAATCTGTTTCTCAACATTCGCTATTAATAGAGACACTGTCCTTGAGAAACCTTTACCAAAAGTAGAATATACTGACGAAATTTCAAAATTTGTTAGCTCTTCATACGCAGATAGACAAAGCGGAAAATTATCAGCTAGACAATTCTGTAAAGAATATCTAAAATATTATAATAAATAGCAAAAAAGGAAGCGAGATTTTTTCTCACTTCCTTTTTTCACTAATTTATTAATCGATTGAGTAAAGTAATTCTAATACTTTTTCTTCAAATTTAACTAATTTTTCTTCAGCAACTTTCTTATCTGCATCTTTAACGTAGATGTAAAGTTTTACTTTTGGCTCAGTTCCACTTGGACGTAAAGTATACCAAGATTCATCTGAATAACTGAATTTAACAGCATCTGTTTTTTCGATTTCAATATCTTTTTCTTCACCAGTTGCTACAGTTTTTTCTTTTTGCACTAAGTAGTCAGTAATAGCTACTACTTCACTTCCAGCAATTTCACGAGCAAAGATTTCACGATATTTTTCCATCATACGTTTAATTCTTTGAGCACCTGCCGCTCCTTCTAAAACGATTGAGATAGTTTTATCTAGGTAATAACCATATTTTTCATAGAATCCATCCAGCACATCTACTAATGTTTTACCTTGTGTTTTGTAGAATGCTGCTGCTTCTACTAATAACATAGCGATAGTAACACCATCTTTATCACGTAAGAATGTACCAACGTTGTATCCGATACTTTCTTCATATCCCATCACATAGTTTTTCTCACCTGTAATATCCCATTCATTTGGTAATGCACAGATGTTTTTGAAACCAGTTAGAACGTCAATTACTTCTACTCCGTATTCTTTACACAGTGGTTCTACCATTTTTGAAGTTACGATAGATTTAACTAATACTGGGTTTTCTGGAAGTTTGTTTTGTTTAGCAAGATTTTCAATAACATATTGAACTAATACCGCTCCAGCTTGGTTACCATTTAGAGAAACTACTTCACCATTGTGAATTACTTCTACAGCAAGACGATCACAGTCGGGGTCAGTTGCTATAATTACATCAGCGTTAACTTCTTTAGCTAGTCTTTCACCATATTCAAATGCTGCAGTGTCCTCTGGGTTTGGATATTCAATTGTTGGGAAAGTTCCATCTGGATCTTTTTGCTCTTCGACAACATGAACATTTTCAAATCCACGGCGTGCAAGAACTGTTGTTACAGCTTTGTATCCTGCACCATTTAATGGTGTATAAACTACAGAAATATTTTTGTCGATATTTTCATCATTAATTGCACAGTTTAAAGATTCTCTATAGAATTCTTCATCAATTTCTTGACCAATGTAAACTAATAATCCTTTTTCTTGAGCTTCTTCTTCTGTTAAAGTAACATAGTTATCAAAGATATCCATTGAGTTAATGTATTCTAAAACTTTATCACTTATATCAGATTTAATTTGAGACCCTTCTTGCCAGTATACTTTATATCCATTATATTCTTTAGGATTGTGACTTGCTGTAATGTTAATACCACTAGCTGTTCCTAAGTAACGAACTGCAAATGATAATTCTGGAGTTGGACGCAAATCTTCGAATAGGTATGCTTTAACTCCGTTACTAGCCATTACTAATGCTGCTAGTTTAGCAAATTCTTTTGAGAAAAGACGTGGATCGTGTGCAATAGCAATACCTTTTTCTTGTAATCCATTGTCGATAATAGTTTGCGCTAACGCTTTTGTAGCACGAGCGATAATGAATCTATTCATTCTATTTGAACCCATACCTACTTTACCACGTAATCCCGCAGTTCCGAATTCTAATTCTTTATAAAATCTATCTTCTTTTTCTACTTCATCATCAGCTACATTTTTTAATTGAAGTTTTTCTTCTTCAGTTAAAGCTGAACTGTTTAACCATTTTTCATATAATTCTTGATAGTTACTCATATAATATTACCTCTAAATTATCTCTTAAATTTAAATTTTATGCTAGACCTAAAGCAATTTCCATCATTTTAGTAAACGCTGTTTGTCTTTCTTCAGGAGTAGTTTCTTCTCCTGTTACTAAAGAGTCACTTACTGTTAAGATTGTTAAAGCATTAACTCCTGCTGCGGTTGCGTTAGCGTATAATGCAGTACTTTCCATTTCAACAGCTAAAACTCCCATTTTAATCCAGTTTTCCATAGCTTTTTCATCAGCATTATAGAAAATCTCACTACATAAAATATTCCCAACGTGTACTTGTTGTCCCATTTCTTGAGCTTTATTGTATGCTTTTAATAATAGATCAAATGAAGCTGTTAAGCTATAGTTTCCTGGGATATTGTATTGGTGCATGTAATTTGAATTTGTAGAAGACCCCATACCTAAGATTACATCGTATAATTTTACTTCTGGTTGTAATGCTCCACAAGTTCCAATTCTAATTAAGTTTTTCACTCCAAATGTATGAATTAATTCATAAGAATAAATACCGATACTAGCTGGTCCCATACCAGTTCCCATTACAGAAATCTTTTTACCTTTGTATGTTCCAGTATATCCTAGCATACCACGCACTTCATTAAAACAAACGGCATCTTCTAAGAAAGTTTCAGCAATAAATTTTGCTCTTAAAGGATCTCCCGGTAAAAGAATCGTTTCAGCGATTTCTACTCCATTTGGTTTAATATGTGGTGTTTGTTTATGTGACATCAGTTAGTCCCCCTGTAAATATATTAATAACTTTATTATACCTTTTTTTCTTATCTTAAACAAGTTATATTAGAAAAATAATTATCTATATTTTCCAACGAATATTCTGAAAACAATAACTCTTACATGATGTTTTCAACAATAATTTCATAATATATAGTAAATATATATAAATATAAACTTTACTTAAAATACAACAATATTTATTCTTTTCAAAAAAAAATTAACACATATTTTTACAGCTTATTAAAGAATTATTAATGGTATTTTGTAATATACAACAATATTTATTGAAAAATAATTAGATAAAAATTGGATATTAATAGTAATTTAATCAATTTTGTTATATAATTAATGTTATAAAAAATAAATTAGAAAGAGGTTTTTTTATGTTACAATTAGCTGTCTTTTTCCCAGTAATTGCGATGTTTTTCATACCTTTCTTAAGAAAAAACTTCAAAAATATTCATACTGGAAAATTTGTTATAATTGTACCATTAATTCTGTTTGGATATTTTGTATCAAATATAAAATATATCTATTCAGGTGGGACAATATATAAAAAATTGGCATTTGTTTCTAATGCAGGACTTGATATTAACCTTAATCTTGACGGTTTATCACTTCTTTTCTCATTACTAATTACAGGAATTGGTACCTTAGTAATCTTATATTCATGTTACTATATGAGTATTTCAGATGAAAAACTACATAAATTTTATATATTTCTATTAATATTCATGTCAGCAATGCTAGGAGTAGTATTATCTGATAATATGCTTAGTATGTACATGTTTTGGGAGTTGACTTCTGTATCTTCTTTCCTACTTATTAGTTATTGGCATGAAAATGATGCTTCAAGAAAAGGTGCTTTAAAATCATTAATAATTACTGTTTTTGGTGGTGTATTAATGCTAGCAGGTATCTTCATTCTAAATAGTATCACTGGTAGTTTTAACGTTAGTGAAATAATTGACTTCACTAATAATCATGGTTACAACAGTAAATATATTATCGCTATGATTCTTATTTTATTTGGTGCATTCACTAAATCAGCTCAATTTCCATTTCATATTTGGTTACCTGATGCAATGGCTGCTCCAACTCCAATTAGTAGTTATCTTCACTCTGCGACAATGGTTAAAGCCGGTATTTATTTATTACTTAGAATTGGAATTGTATTCTCATTCACACCAGCTTTCGGAAATGTCTTAATTGTTTTTGGTACTATTACTATGTTATTAGGATCAATATCTGCAATTTTTTTAAAAGATCTAAAAGGGATTTTAGCATATTCAACAATCAGTCAGCTTGGTATGATGACACTTATGATTGGTGTTGCAAACTTAGGTCTATATAATGATAATCATTATATTTATACTTTTGCATTTTATGCTGTATGTTTCCATATTATTAATCACGCAGCATTTAAAGCTAGCTTGTTTATGATAACTGGTATAATAGATCACTCATTCCATACTAGAGATATTAAACAACTAAGAGGAGTAAGAATGTATATGCCTCTTGGATTTATATTAAGTATAATAGCTGGATTCTCTATGGCAGGAATTCCACCATTAAGTGGATTCTACTCAAAAGAATATTTCTTAACAGCTGTATATGGTTTATTAAATTCTAGTATGTTATACATGATAATTGTTATAGCTGTTGTAATCAGTGCTCTAGGAACAGCAGTATATTCATTAATATTAGCTTTCAAACCATTCCTAGGTACTTTCGATAGTAAAGTACTTGGAGACAAAAAACTTCATTTACCAAAAAATGGAATGTTTATTTCTCCAATAATACTTGTAATCTTCGTTATTATTAACACGTTTATTAAAGATTACATTGTAATTCCAGCTCAACAAGCTGCTCTTGCTGTAAAAACAACAAATAATGAGGTAATAACTCATGTTCATCATGATAGTTTCATATCATCTGAGCTTCTTACTTCTATTTTTGTTATAATCGCAAGCTTTGTAATTTATAAAGTTTTTGCTAGTGGAAATAGTATTTATTCAATGAATCCTAGCATTATTTCTATTCACGGTGCATATAATAATTTAGGTATATTATTACATAAAGTTAGTGGTAGACTTCACGATGCATTCATCACTAATCAACTAAGAAGAAATATGAGTTATATATTCTGTGGCCTATCAGCTACCATTATCAGTGGTTATTTTGCAATTGGTAGACCTATGATAATAAATAACTTCTCTACTATTCATTATATGAATATATTCATTGGACTATGTATTGTCCTTTGTTGTGTTGCTCTAACAAGAGTTTACAATAGATTAGTACTTATAATCCTTTCATCTGGTGTTGGATTTATGATGACTGGTTTATATGTAACTTTCAGAGCACCTGATTTAGCAATGACACAATTCGTCATCGAATCAATTTCTACAATTATCTTCTTAATAGCTTTCATTCTATTAACTGATAAAACAAGACAAGTAGAAAAAAATAGTTTCAAACTTACAAACGCAATTATTGCAACACTGACTGGTGTTAGTTTTATAATTGTAGGACTTGTATCTTATGCATACAAAAATCCATCAGAAATCAGCCAATTTTATTTCGATAACGTTGTAGCATCTGGTGGAGGAAACATAGTAAATGTTATTATCGTTGATTTCAGGGGATTTGATACCTTGTTTGAAATAACAGTTATGACGATGGTAGCTCTAATAATTTATGCTATGTTCAAAATTATTAAAAGAGGAGGACCAAAAGATGAAAACTAATGATGTAATTTTAAAATCATTATCTGCAATTATTTCAGGTTGTATATTTCTACTTTCACTTAGTTTATACTTCGGTGGGCACTTCCTTCCAGGTGGTGGTTTCGTAGGTGGACTCCTTTGTACAATGGCTCTTGCTTTATCTATGTTCACATATGGAATAGACAAAGTTACTAAACTACTTCCAATAAATTACGTTTATGTAACAGCAATCGGCTTACTTTTCTCTATCGGAACAGCTTTTAGTGGAGTTGTTGTTGGAAAAAATTTCTTTAAACATCACTTCACTCATATCCATGTTCCAATTATGGGAGAGATGGAATTACATACAGCTGCGATTTTCGACTTAGGTGTTTACTTCGTAGTTGTTGGTGTATTAATGTCAGTAATATTAGCTTTTGGAAAGGATGGTAAATAATGGAATTTTATATGATTATCTTATGCGGTATTCTTGTTGGTTTTGGTGTTTACCTTATGCTTTCTAAGAGTATGATGCGAATAATTATCGGTGTTGGTCTTTTTGGACATGCTGCTAACCTAATTATTCTTATCGCAGGTGGTCTATATGATGGTGATATCCCCATTATCTCAGAATTAGGAAAAAATTATATAGACCCAATACCAGCAGCACTTATTCTTACTGCTATCGTTATTGGTTTTGCAGTAACTTGTTTATTAATTTCAATTTATATCGCTAACTACAAACTAAAAGGAAGCGATAATGTAATTGATCTTGAAGACGTTGAAAATATGAAGGAGGAGAGAAATAATGCATAGTAATTTACCTGTTATTCCAATATTTATACCCCTTCTATTTGCTGCAATAACAGTATTATTTAGAAAAAGAATAGCCATGCAACGTTTACTAACAACATTAGCTACTCTGTTAGTCTTAGCATTTTCAATCTACAACATCTATCTTGTAGATAAACATAAAATACTAATATTAGAAATGGGTAACTGGGCTAGTCCTTTCGGTATTACATTGACTTTAGATGGACTAAACAGTGTTTTAGTTACAACTTCATCATTAGTATTTTTAGCAACTCTATTATACTCATTTAAAACAATAGATAAAATACGTGAACTTAGCTTCTTCTATCCAGGTTTCTTATTAATAATGGTAGGTATTAACGGAGCATTCACTACAGGAGATATTTTTAACCTTTTTGTTTTCTACGAAATCTTACTTATGTCTTCTTACTTACTATTGTTAGTAGGTATAAATAAAGAACAACTTAAATCTTCTATTAGTTATGTACTAATGAACGTTTTTGCTGGTAGTTTATTTGTTATTAGTATCGGTTATCTTTACACAATTGTTGGTAGTTTGAATATGGCATACATATCACAAACAATTTCTTCTATGTCAGATCGCAGAGGATTATACCTTGTCGGCGCAGTAATGATATTCGTGTTCTGTATGAAAGGAGCATTATTCCCACTATTCACTTGGATGAATAGATCATATGTAGCACCTCCAATTGCTGTCTCAATTATCTTTGGGGCGCTATTAACAAAAGTTGGACTATACTCGATTATTAGAACTTATGGACTATTCTACTACGAGTCAAACTTCATTAAATCATACTTATTAATTTTAGGTGCTATATCTATAATAGCCGGATGTATTGGGGCAATTTACCAAAAAGATTTAAAACAAATAGTAGTATTTAACATTGTAATTTCTCTAGGAGTAATGGTTTGTGGAACAGCTACATTAAATACATTTGGTGTTAAAGGTGCTTTATTCTACGCTGTTAACGACATACTGCTTAAAGCTGCTTTATTCATAATCGTAGGCTTAATAATTTACGTTAGCGGTGTTAAATATATTCAAAAATGTGGATTAATTAACAAATATCCTCTTCTAGGATGGACATACTTTATTGTTGTCTTATCATTAGCAGGAGTACCACCATTTAGCGGATTTTATGGTAAAGCTTTAATAATTAAAGGATTAGTAGCAAACAACAATACATTTATTGCAATACTTGTTGCTTTATCTGGATTAGTTGTGTTTTACTCATTAATTAAAGTTTTCTTAAATGTCTTTTACGATAATATAAATAAGAGTTTAATTTTAAAACCTCTTCCTAAAGGTGTACAAATCCCTCTTATCGCTATCGTAGCAATTGCATTAATTATTGGAGTTAGCACTAACCTATTAGATGGATTCTTCGATAAAGGTATACAAATGGTACTTAATCCTCATCATTATATCGATTTAGTACTTAAGAAAGGAGCATAATTATGGCACTACAATTTTTAATTAACATATTAGTTGGTGTAATATGGATGTTCTTTTCAGGAAGTTATAATTCTGAATATTTTGCAGTTGGATTTTTCTGGGGGATGGTATTATTATTCATCTTCAGAAAAACATTTGTTAAAAATATTTTAGGAGAACAACTATACTACATTTATGTATACAAATGGATAAAATTAATCTTAATGTTTTTAGTTGAATTGCTAAAAGCAGATGTGAATGTTTTAAAATTAATGTTCAAAAAAGATCTTGATGTTAATCCTGTCATTTTTGAATATCCTCTTGAAGTAAAAAAAGCTTGGCAAATTACCCTTTTAGCCAACATGATTACTTTAACACCTGGTACTCTTACGGTGAATATTAGTCATGATAATAAGGTCTTACATATTCACTGTTTAGATACTGATAATATTCCTGGTGAAATTGAAGGTATAAAAAATAGCTTTGAAAAAGCAATATTGGAGGTTGATTTAGATGGATAAAATTGTAGAGTATTCTATTTTATTGGGGATTTTCGCTAGTATTGCTATGATATTTTTCCTACTAATTTATATCGTTAAAAAGCCTAGTATCTTTGATAAATTAATAGCAAGCGACCTTCTTGCTATGCCTCTTATGTGCTTAATAGTTTTAGTAAGTATGTACTATAAAACTTTTTCATATATTTCACTTATACTTATAATAGCTATTATCTGTTTAGTTGGTACTGTAGTTACTGCTAGATTCTTAGCTAAAAAGGAGGTTTTCAGTGATGATACTAAATAATATTTTAGATATTGTTATTATACTTCTAATTTTAGTTTCTATTATAGCTATGTTAGCAACTGTGATTGGATTCATTAGGTTACCTGATGAACTAACTAAAATTCACGCCGCTGGTGTTACTGGTTCATTTGCTGTTGAATTAGTACTTATTGCTGGATTTGTTTATTTCTATAGATATTTACACGTCCTTGAGTTTAAATTCTTTTTAGCAATTGGATTCTTATTCTTAGCCGCTCCAGTTTCAGCTCATATGATTTCTATAAGTGCAATAATATATAATAAGCATGTTTATTCTAAGAACGAGAAAGATGAAGCTAAAAAAGTTCTAGAAGATATTGAAAAATTAAATAAATAATAGTAATATCAATTACTAATATACATATTGATTCAT
This is a stretch of genomic DNA from Gemella haemolysans. It encodes these proteins:
- a CDS encoding acyl-CoA thioesterase, coding for MQEVMNYKDTRIENFHTIYPNHMNRHDTLFGGQTLYWLDDVQGLVIRRYTHLPFFTASIDTYQFLDVVHRHEALIINSYISRVGTRSVEIFAELSAFNHETRHTRLVGICFSTFAINRDTVLEKPLPKVEYTDEISKFVSSSYADRQSGKLSARQFCKEYLKYYNK
- the deoD gene encoding purine-nucleoside phosphorylase, whose protein sequence is MSHKQTPHIKPNGVEIAETILLPGDPLRAKFIAETFLEDAVCFNEVRGMLGYTGTYKGKKISVMGTGMGPASIGIYSYELIHTFGVKNLIRIGTCGALQPEVKLYDVILGMGSSTNSNYMHQYNIPGNYSLTASFDLLLKAYNKAQEMGQQVHVGNILCSEIFYNADEKAMENWIKMGVLAVEMESTALYANATAAGVNALTILTVSDSLVTGEETTPEERQTAFTKMMEIALGLA
- the metG gene encoding methionine--tRNA ligase, with protein sequence MTKKTFYVTTPIYYPSGNLHIGHAYTTVACDALTRYKKLSGYDTYFLTGTDEHGQKIQQKAQEKGISEQAYVDEMIKDIKKLWEAMDINYSKFIRTTDDYHERAVSEIFDRLVEKGDIYLGEYKGWYSISDEEYFTETQLQEVFRDEEGNMIGGIAPSGNEVKLVSEECYFFKMSKYADRLVKYYDEHPEFILPESRKNEMLNNFIKPGLEDLAVTRTTFDWGVKVKSNPKHVVYVWIDALVNYITALGYATGDSEELFNKYWPADVQVVGKEIVRFHVIYWPILLMALDLPLPKKIFAHGWLLMKDGKMSKSKGNVVDPYMLIERYGLDSARYYLLREVPFGQDGIFTPESFIDRINSDLSNDLGNLLNRTISMINKYCGGIIPKFVEPTTEFDKELIALSKEVIAEYEEYMENMQFSKALESVWKFISRTNKYIDQTTPWILAKDEANQPELDKVMNYLAESLRIATILIAPALTKAPVEIAKQLGVKEELLVFESAKTFGVFDGTVKVVEKPTPIFPRFDKEVEVEYIKNQMSPKALENLETESKEEQDDTYVELAEEITIDKFFETSLRVAEVLECEKVKKSSKLLKFKLDLGNHQRQIVSGIAKYYDPAELVGKKVAVVANLKPVKLCGELSEGMILSAEKDGILRVVEINSEIPNGAEIR
- the mbhE gene encoding hydrogen gas-evolving membrane-bound hydrogenase subunit E, translated to MLQLAVFFPVIAMFFIPFLRKNFKNIHTGKFVIIVPLILFGYFVSNIKYIYSGGTIYKKLAFVSNAGLDINLNLDGLSLLFSLLITGIGTLVILYSCYYMSISDEKLHKFYIFLLIFMSAMLGVVLSDNMLSMYMFWELTSVSSFLLISYWHENDASRKGALKSLIITVFGGVLMLAGIFILNSITGSFNVSEIIDFTNNHGYNSKYIIAMILILFGAFTKSAQFPFHIWLPDAMAAPTPISSYLHSATMVKAGIYLLLRIGIVFSFTPAFGNVLIVFGTITMLLGSISAIFLKDLKGILAYSTISQLGMMTLMIGVANLGLYNDNHYIYTFAFYAVCFHIINHAAFKASLFMITGIIDHSFHTRDIKQLRGVRMYMPLGFILSIIAGFSMAGIPPLSGFYSKEYFLTAVYGLLNSSMLYMIIVIAVVISALGTAVYSLILAFKPFLGTFDSKVLGDKKLHLPKNGMFISPIILVIFVIINTFIKDYIVIPAQQAALAVKTTNNEVITHVHHDSFISSELLTSIFVIIASFVIYKVFASGNSIYSMNPSIISIHGAYNNLGILLHKVSGRLHDAFITNQLRRNMSYIFCGLSATIISGYFAIGRPMIINNFSTIHYMNIFIGLCIVLCCVALTRVYNRLVLIILSSGVGFMMTGLYVTFRAPDLAMTQFVIESISTIIFLIAFILLTDKTRQVEKNSFKLTNAIIATLTGVSFIIVGLVSYAYKNPSEISQFYFDNVVASGGGNIVNVIIVDFRGFDTLFEITVMTMVALIIYAMFKIIKRGGPKDEN
- the pepT gene encoding peptidase T — its product is MKYETMLERFLGYVNFKSRSNAASTTIPSTPEQKDFLRMLKGQLEELNLSDIVLNEENWFLTATLPANTDKPYDKIGFISHVDTADFNVEGINPQVIENYDGEDIVLNKELNIVMTKEEFPNLSNYKGLTLITTDGTTLLGADDKAGITEIVEAIKYLSEHPEIEHGDIRIAFGPDEEIGRGADHFDAKGFATDYAYTMDGGVLGELQYESFNAAQITYKITGVSVHPGTAKGKMKNANMIAAELASLFPEKEVPEHTEGYEGFYLLHNMQARIEEAEMVYIIRDHDREKFLARKKFAEEVATKINEKYGDVVEYELYDQYYNMGDVIKEDKRCVDVAEQAIKNVGVTPLIIPIRGGTDGSKISYMGIPTPNIFVGGENFHGQYEFSCLEHMSKAADTIVEIAKLAKK
- a CDS encoding phospho-sugar mutase, whose translation is MSNYQELYEKWLNSSALTEEEKLQLKNVADDEVEKEDRFYKELEFGTAGLRGKVGMGSNRMNRFIIARATKALAQTIIDNGLQEKGIAIAHDPRLFSKEFAKLAALVMASNGVKAYLFEDLRPTPELSFAVRYLGTASGINITASHNPKEYNGYKVYWQEGSQIKSDISDKVLEYINSMDIFDNYVTLTEEEAQEKGLLVYIGQEIDEEFYRESLNCAINDENIDKNISVVYTPLNGAGYKAVTTVLARRGFENVHVVEEQKDPDGTFPTIEYPNPEDTAAFEYGERLAKEVNADVIIATDPDCDRLAVEVIHNGEVVSLNGNQAGAVLVQYVIENLAKQNKLPENPVLVKSIVTSKMVEPLCKEYGVEVIDVLTGFKNICALPNEWDITGEKNYVMGYEESIGYNVGTFLRDKDGVTIAMLLVEAAAFYKTQGKTLVDVLDGFYEKYGYYLDKTISIVLEGAAGAQRIKRMMEKYREIFAREIAGSEVVAITDYLVQKEKTVATGEEKDIEIEKTDAVKFSYSDESWYTLRPSGTEPKVKLYIYVKDADKKVAEEKLVKFEEKVLELLYSID